The following proteins come from a genomic window of Alnus glutinosa chromosome 10, dhAlnGlut1.1, whole genome shotgun sequence:
- the LOC133880311 gene encoding basic leucine zipper 23-like: MTETMDDGELELSNDVQLLNPDSSINFQGSTSVDSFLDDLLKNTRTCTHTHTCNPPGPDAAHTHTCYHTHTQVIASEEDDHPNHKENTNSRRRRPSGNREAVRKYREKKKAHTAYLEEEVKKLHQSNQQLVRKLQGQAILEAEVLRLRSLLLDLRGKIDNDLGVFPYQKQCYTNTMFKEGDCGLQSAGGAIGLQCQTNLPCSDPHAESSSQAGIGGSGKRMVSWEENCQTAIIDCRASTSEMVYAEGPTLETVETLVSSASQTE; this comes from the coding sequence ATGACAGAAACCATGGATGATGGGGAGTTAGAGCTTTCAAATGATGTTCAATTGTTAAATCCAGATTCATCTATCAACTTTCAGGGTTCAACATCTGTTGATTCATTTCTTGATGATTTGTTGAAGAACACCCGAACATGCACCCATACACACACTTGCAACCCGCCAGGCCCTGATGCTGCTCATACACATACATGTTATCACACTCACACCCAAGTTATTGCATCTGAAGAAGATGATCATCCAAACCATAAAGAGAATACCAATTCAAGACGGAGAAGACCTTCAGGAAACAGAGAAGCGGTTCGGAAGTATAGGGAGAAAAAGAAGGCTCATACAGCTTATCTTGAAGAGGAAGTCAAGAAACTGCACCAATCGAACCAGCAATTGGTTAGAAAATTACAGGGGCAGGCAATTCTCGAAGCTGAGGTTTTGAGATTGAGAAGTCTTTTGCTAGATCTAAGAGGGAAGATTGACAATGATTTGGGCGTTTTCCCCTACCAAAAGCAGTGTTACACTAATACTATGTTCAAGGAAGGTGATTGTGGGTTGCAGTCTGCTGGTGGAGCAATTGGCCTACAGTGTCAGACTAATTTACCATGCTCTGATCCACATGCCGAGTCATCATCGCAGGCCGGCATTGGTGGAAGCGGGAAACGGATGGTATCATGGGAAGAAAACTGTCAGACTGCAATTATAGATTGTCGAGCTAGCACAAGTGAGATGGTGTATGCTGAAGGACCAACACTGGAGACAGTGGAAACCTTAGTGTCATCTGCATCACAAACCGAATAA
- the LOC133880310 gene encoding putative disease resistance protein RGA3 produces MAEAVLSALVQVIFENLSSQIFEEYGMLHGTKKEMRKLQSVLSTIQAVLDDAEDRQVLDKAVKDWLIKLKDIAYDADDLLDEYISEASQRKLEFHDHVDIQGCMTNEVRFFCSQSNLILSSYRVKKALENIVDRLNTIADERFKFHLKDKFLDYSTQSSGRLQSDSFLFESEVFGRDEEKEKIMKFLMNPTDKGDVSVLPLVGMGGLGKTTLAKLVYNDKRVEKHFEQRIWVCVSEEFDVKRLMRAIVESVTGNRCDLLEMETIHRRIQESIMGKRFLLVLDDVWNDDHEKWEGLKNSVRHGSEGSKILVTTRSEKVALVMGTTNPYHLEGLSDDDCWSLFEQRAFKCGKPEEGSSMLAIGKEIAKNCRGVPLAAKALGSLMGLKRRRSEWLLVKDNEIWSLIEEENGILPVLRLSYDNLPSHLKQCFAYCSLFPKGFRIKKEELIHLWMAEGFIQSSQRKPQEEVGNEYFNELFWRSFFQNATKDRNGDMVDCEMHDLLHDLAKSVAGTSCLMLEGGRKVIIPTGTRHLSIICNETENLKGVSDSKLRSFLLLFARRKIARVSGNLILSIKSLRALDISSTGIKKLSKSIGALKHLRYLNLSNTLIKKLPSSICSLFNLQTLILLHCSSLEILPENLRKLVNLRHLNIYGCGLLTELPNGIGELGSLKTLPLFIVGKQTGCGISQLQSLDLHGELKIKNLENVRNERCARDANLKEKRHIQSLELLWENIDEVNARENVECVTEGLQPNFELKKLLIENYVGSKFPSWLMSSSLTNLVELSLVKCQRCAQLPPLGKLPALEVLRIDGMDATMYFSNDSSGASRVADFVSLKRLSLKDMPNLLGWSSMEGRDLLPCLKELIVEFCPKLTNLPYLPSIESLELNDCSNEILATVTKMSSLSNALFSGFLDLIYLPQGLVRNKKHLLSLEIKDCPKLRSFSGELDSLSALQSFRISNCPELESLSELGSLKSLKSLSIDRCHNLGSFAEEGMGRLTSLQHFSLSNCENITAFPHAMQHLVCLQTLQIWSCPKLSTLPESLGNLAALKELELWYCENLLCLPESMQRLTSLQFLSVWSCPHLEIQCEKDQGKDWHKIKHIPFIKINGPYIQAIDG; encoded by the coding sequence ATGGCAGAGGCAGTTCTTTCTGCTCTTGTTCAGGTGatatttgaaaatttgtctTCTCAGATTTTTGAAGAGTATGGTATGTTACATGGAACTAAGAAGGAGATGAGAAAGCTTCAGAGTGTGTTGTCAACAATCCAAGCCGTCCTTGACGATGCAGAAGATCGGCAAGTACTGGATAAGGCAGTGAAGGATTGGTTGATAAAGCTCAAAGACATTGCTTATGATGCAGATGACTTGTTGGATGAGTACATATCAGAAGCTTCACAACGCAAACTGGAGTTCCATGATCATGTGGATATCCAAGGTTGCATGACCAATGAGGTACGCTTCTTCTGTTCTCAATCAAATCTGATTCTATCTAGTTATAGAGTGAAGAAAGCGTTGGAGAACATAGTGGATAGATTAAATACAATAGCAGATGAGAGGTTCAAATTTCATTTGAAAGATAAGTTTCTTGATTATAGCACCCAATCATCTGGAAGACTACAATCAGATTCTTTCTTATTTGAATCGGAAGTTTTTGGGAGAgatgaagagaaagagaaaatcatGAAGTTTCTAATGAATCCAACTGATAAAGGGGATGTTTCAGTCCTTCCCCTAGTTGGTATGGGCGGGCTAGGAAAAACAACACTTGCAAAATTGGTCTACAATGACAAGAGGGTGGAGAAGCATTTTGAGCAAAGAATTTGGGTTTGTGTTTCTGAAGAGTTTGATGTAAAGAGGCTTATGAGAGCAATTGTAGAATCAGTGACGGGGAATAGATGTGATCTTCTAGAAATGGAGACGATTCACCGTCGCATTCAAGAATCGATAATGGGGAAGAGGTTCTTACTGGTTTTAGATGATGTGTGGAATGATGATCATGAAAAATGGGAAGGATTGAAGAACTCAGTGAGGCATGGTTCTGAAGGGAGCAAAATCTTAGTAACAACTCGCAGTGAAAAGGTTGCATTGGTAATGGGCACTACCAACCCTTACCATTTGGAGGGTCTTTCAGATGATGATTGCTGGTCATTGTTTGAGCAAAGAGCATTCAAGTGTGGAAAACCAGAAGAGGGTTCAAGTATGTTGGCAATTGGAAAGGAAATAGCAAAGAACTGCAGGGGCGTACCTTTGGCAGCAAAAGCTCTAGGAAGCTTAATGGGCTTGAAAAGGCGAAGAAGTGAGTGGTTGCTTGTTAAAGACAATGAGATATGGAGTCTTATTGAGGAAGAAAATGGCATTTTGCCTGTATTACGACTAAGTTATGACAATCTACCATCACATCTCAAACAATGTTTTGCTTACTGCTCCCTATTTCCTAAAGGCTTCAGGATAAAGAAGGAGGAGTTAATCCATTTATGGATGGCAGAAGGATTTATTCAATCATCTCAAAGAAAGCCACAAGAAGAAGTTGGGAATGAATACTTCAATGAATTATTTTGGAGGTCATTCTTTCAAAATGCAACAAAAGACAGGAATGGTGACATGGTGGACTGCGAAATGCACGATCTTCTTCACGATCTTGCAAAATCTGTTGCGGGTACTAGTTGCTTGATGCTGGAGGGTGGCAGGAAAGTAATTATCCCTACAGGCACACGCCATTTATCTATCATTTGCAATGAGACTGAAAATCTGAAGGGCGTTAGTGATTCAAAGCTACGCTCTTTCCTCCTGTTATTTGCACGACGAAAGATTGCAAGAGTATCTGGTAATTTGATCTTGAGTATCAAATCCTTGCGTGCTTTAGACATAAGCAGTACTGGAATTAAGAAGCTGTCAAAATCAATTGGTGCATTGAAACATTTAAGGTACCTTAACCTATCAAATACTCTTATCAAAAAGTTGCCTAGCTCTATCTGCAGTCTGTTCAATTTGCAAACGCTCATACTCCTGCACTGCAGCAGTTTGGAGATACTACCAGAAAATTTAAGAAAGTTGGTTAACCTGAGGCATCTGAATATATATGGTTGTGGGTTATTAACCGAATTGCCAAATGGAATTGGAGAACTTGGCTCACTCAAAACATTGCCACTATTTATAGTTGGTAAGCAAACAGGATGTGGCATTTCACAGTTGCAGAGCCTAGACCTTCATGGAGAATTAAAGATTAAGAACCTTGAGAATGTGAGGAATGAAAGATGTGCCAGGGATGCAAACCTGAAGGAGAAGAGACACATCCAGTCATTGGAACTACTGTGGGAGAATATTGATGAGGTAAATGCAAGAGAAAATGTTGAGTGTGTTACTGAAGGGCTTCAACCAAATTTTGAGTTAAAGAAGTTACTCATTGAGAACTACGTGGGTTCGAAATTCCCGAGTTGGTTGATGAGTTCTTCTCTCACAAATCTTGTAGAACTCTCGTTAGTCAAATGTCAAAGGTGTGCTCAACTTCCTCCACTGGGAAAGCTACCTGCTCTTGAAGTTCTCAGAATTGATGGAATGGATGCAACTATGTACTTCTCCAATGACTCCAGTGGAGCTAGCAGGGTTGCTGATTTTGTGTCATTGAAACGGCTCTCACTCAAAGATATGCCTAATTTATTGGGATGGTCATCCATGGAAGGAAGAGATCTACTTCCTTGCCTGAAAGAATTGATAGTTGAGTTTTGCCcaaaattgaccaacttgccaTATCTTCCATCTATTGAATCTTTAGAGCTGAACGATTGCAGCAATGAAATATTGGCAACAGTGACAAAGATGTCCTCCCTTTCAAATGCCCTTTTCAGTGGATTTCTGGACCTGATCTATTTGCCACAAGGGTTGGTCAGAAACAAAAAACATCTATTGTCTTTAGAAATCAAGGACTGCCCGAAGCTCAGGTCTTTTTCTGGTGAGCTTGATAGTCTCTCTGCCCTTCAATCATTCAGGATCAGTAATTGCCCTGAGCTTGAATCCTTGTCAGAGCTGGGAAGCCTCAAATCTCTCAAGTCCTTATCCATAGACAGATGCCACAATCTAGGTTCTTTTGCAGAAGAAGGAATGGGAAGATTAACTTCTCTTCAACATTTTTCACTCTCAAACTGTGAAAATATAACAGCCTTTCCACATGCCATGCAGCATCTTGTATGCCTCCAAACACTACAGATCTGGAGTTGCCCCAAATTAAGTACTTTGCCTGAGTCGCTGGGAAACCTTGCTGCACTCAAAGAACTGGAGCTTTGGTATTGTGAAAATCTACTTTGTCTACCAGAATCAATGCAACGCCTCacttctcttcaatttttgtcAGTTTGGAGCTGTCCTCACTTGGAGATACAGTGTGAGAAGGATCAAGGCAAAGATTGGCACAAGATAAAACACATTCCATTTATCAAGATCAATGGCCCTTACATTCAAGCGATAGATGGTTAG